In a genomic window of Bemisia tabaci chromosome 1, PGI_BMITA_v3:
- the LOC109036128 gene encoding probable tRNA(His) guanylyltransferase, translated as MKVLSLFAGTLSKVVHGANSPLRNFSSSVMAKSKFEYVKGFEEDRKCLPNCWIVVRIDGRSFTRFSDVHKFEKPNDRRALELMTRAASYVMEELKEISLAFGTSDEYSFIFRKDAQLYNRRRDKIMSTVNSLFSSAFVFHWTSFFGFVKLLYPPAFDARVVLYPTDANLRDYLSWRQADVHINNLYNTAFWTLVKKGNLTPQQAQERLKNTLASHKNEILFKEFDINYNNEPPLFRKGTTLVRKLVQTPPDNKLKQFIIPLNVDIIGEEFWKENPEIIGMKSIQIYSKKGDEVGYMVSSKLPTTHENIEPTVPQNQEPSSA; from the exons TAAATTTGAGTATGTAAAAGGCTTTGAAGAAGACAGGAAATGCTTACCAAATTGTTGGATAGTTGTACGCATAGACGGAAGAAGTTTTACACGATTTTCTgatgttcacaaatttgaaaagccAAATGATCGTAGAGCATTGGAACTAATGACTCGTGCAGCCTCGTATGTTATGGAGGAATTAAAGGAAATAAGTCTCGCTTTCGGCACTAGTGATGAATACAGTTTCATTTTCCGGAAAGATGCGCAGCTGTACAACAGGCGACGGGATAAGATAATGTCCACTGTAAACAGCCTCTTTTCCTCTGCTTTTGTTTTTCATTGGACTAGCTTTTTTGGTTTTGTGAAATTATTATATCCACCTGCATTTGATGCTAGAGTAGTATTATATCCAACTGATGCTAATTTACGCGACTACCTAAGTTGGAGGCAAGCTGATGTTCATATCAACAATTTGTACAACACAGCATTCTGGACCTTAGTAAAGAAAGGGAACCTCACCCCACAACAA GCTCAAGAACGCTTGAAAAACACCTTAGCATCTCACAAAAACGAAATTCTCTTCAAGGAATTTGACATTAATTACAACAATGAACCTCCACTTTTCCGAAAAGGTACTACATTGGTGCGAAAATTAGTGCAGACTCCTCCTGACAATAAATTGAAACAGTTCATTATCCCCCTCAATGTGGATATCATTGGAGAAGAATTTTGGAAAGAGAACCCAGAGATCATAGGTATGAAATCAATCCAAATTTATTCCAAGAAAGGCGATGAAGTAGGTTATATGGTATCCAGCAAGCTACCTACCACCCATGAAAACATCGAGCCTACCGTCCCACAGAACCAAGAGCCATCGAGTGCATGA